A single Tuberibacillus sp. Marseille-P3662 DNA region contains:
- a CDS encoding IclR family transcriptional regulator translates to MNQSVGKALDILELLKKQASQTPLALKTIADHLSMPKPTAYRILQTLESRGFVTKDKPSDTAVYYRLGLKLLELGTIVSEQLELRSVALPFMTDLRDSINEIVHLVIRDQFEGVYIEKVEGEQPLRLHTKIGKRSPLHLGSGPKLLLAMQEDSFIDEYIKALNQNNLWDYHLMNKQEILGELRSINGQGYAISKGEQDPETIGLSYPIYDHTGAVLAALTVSGPAIRFFGERGQSIQKQTDRTAQRISEVLGYRKVDPS, encoded by the coding sequence ATGAACCAGAGTGTAGGCAAAGCCTTGGATATATTAGAACTATTGAAAAAGCAAGCCAGCCAAACACCCCTTGCACTTAAAACCATCGCCGATCACTTGTCCATGCCTAAACCAACTGCTTATCGAATATTGCAAACGTTGGAGTCTCGAGGCTTTGTGACCAAAGACAAGCCATCCGACACGGCCGTTTATTATCGACTTGGATTAAAATTGCTAGAGCTTGGTACCATTGTATCCGAGCAGCTTGAATTAAGGTCCGTTGCCTTACCTTTCATGACGGACTTAAGAGATTCGATTAATGAGATTGTTCATCTTGTCATCCGAGATCAATTTGAAGGGGTCTATATTGAAAAAGTTGAAGGTGAACAGCCGTTAAGATTGCACACCAAAATCGGAAAACGTTCACCGCTTCACTTAGGCTCAGGCCCCAAGCTGTTATTAGCCATGCAAGAAGATAGCTTCATAGATGAATATATAAAGGCATTGAATCAAAATAATCTATGGGATTATCATCTCATGAATAAGCAGGAGATTTTAGGAGAACTACGCTCCATTAATGGACAAGGGTATGCGATTAGTAAAGGTGAACAAGATCCGGAGACAATTGGTTTATCCTATCCCATTTACGATCATACAGGCGCTGTTTTAGCTGCTTTGACCGTCAGTGGTCCCGCTATTCGTTTCTTTGGGGAACGCGGTCAATCGATTCAAAAGCAGACGGATCGGACCGCCCAGCGTATATCTGAAGTGCTAGGTTACAGAAAAGTTGATCCATCATAA
- a CDS encoding acyl-CoA dehydrogenase family protein, with protein sequence MNFEYSDEQQMLQKMVRSFVDDEIMPHIRKWDEEGQVDTDIYKRLAELNLMGVCIPEQYGGSGMDYNALAIVCEELERGDTAFRTAVSVHTGLNSMTLLQWGTEAQKQKYLVPQAKGDKLAAYGLTEPNAGSDVKAMQTTATKDGDDYVLNGEKTWISLSDLADHFIVFAYTDKSKEHKGISAFIVERSMPGFSSQPIKGKLGIRSGNTGSIFFDNVRVPKENLLGEEGEGFKIAMSALDNGRFTVAAGACGIISACLEASTNYCHERETFGRPIGGHQLVKQMLANMEAKLVTARLLVYRAGELKNAGVRNTRETSLAKWQACNFANETANDAVQIHGAYGYSNEYPVERHLRNSKAPVIYEGTREIHTLMQADYVLGLRQDKPLRRMLPAWPSE encoded by the coding sequence ATGAATTTTGAGTATTCTGATGAACAACAAATGCTGCAAAAGATGGTGCGCTCTTTTGTTGATGACGAAATCATGCCACATATTCGCAAATGGGATGAGGAGGGGCAAGTTGACACTGATATCTACAAACGGCTGGCCGAATTAAATTTAATGGGGGTTTGTATCCCCGAACAATATGGAGGCAGCGGCATGGACTACAATGCCCTAGCTATCGTTTGTGAAGAACTTGAACGTGGAGATACCGCTTTTCGAACCGCCGTATCCGTTCATACAGGGCTAAACAGCATGACATTGCTGCAATGGGGGACAGAAGCGCAAAAACAGAAATATTTAGTGCCACAAGCGAAGGGAGACAAACTGGCTGCTTATGGTTTAACAGAGCCCAATGCCGGATCCGATGTCAAAGCGATGCAAACAACCGCAACGAAAGATGGTGATGACTACGTATTAAATGGGGAGAAGACGTGGATTTCATTAAGTGACCTCGCTGATCACTTTATTGTATTTGCTTATACGGATAAGTCAAAAGAGCATAAAGGGATTTCTGCGTTCATTGTTGAACGGTCAATGCCGGGTTTTTCGTCTCAACCCATTAAAGGCAAATTAGGCATACGTTCCGGTAATACCGGTTCCATTTTCTTTGACAATGTGCGCGTGCCAAAAGAGAATCTATTGGGCGAGGAAGGGGAAGGTTTTAAAATTGCCATGTCAGCACTTGACAATGGTCGCTTTACCGTCGCGGCGGGTGCCTGTGGCATCATTTCCGCTTGTCTGGAAGCCAGTACAAATTATTGCCATGAGCGGGAGACCTTTGGAAGGCCCATTGGTGGGCACCAGTTAGTCAAACAAATGCTTGCGAATATGGAGGCCAAACTCGTGACGGCCAGACTGCTCGTCTATCGAGCTGGAGAGTTGAAAAACGCCGGTGTCCGAAATACGCGTGAAACTTCCTTAGCAAAATGGCAAGCTTGCAATTTTGCCAACGAAACCGCAAATGATGCTGTCCAAATTCACGGTGCTTACGGTTATTCGAATGAATATCCGGTAGAGCGGCATCTCCGCAACTCCAAAGCCCCTGTAATCTATGAAGGGACGCGGGAGATTCATACTTTAATGCAAGCGGATTACGTTCTTGGGCTCCGTCAAGATAAACCGCTACGGCGAATGTTGCCGGCATGGCCAAGTGAATAA
- a CDS encoding CaiB/BaiF CoA transferase family protein, which produces MSNRALSGIRVLDLSRVLAGPYCTMVLGDLGAEVIKVEAPGGSDDTRTWGPPFQNEESAYYLSTNRNKRAITLNLQTDDGRTILRQLIKQSDVLIHNFKTGSMEKWGLDYEAIRKEHPHIIYCSISGFGQTGPYKHFPGYDFLIQAMSGFMSITGTEESGPMKVGVAITDVLTGLNANIAIQSALIERQRSGEGQFIDISLFDSAVSSLVNVTSNYLISGQVPGRLGNKHPNIAPYQTFSTQDNPIVIAVGNNHQFYQLCDVMALTELADDERFKDNPSRIEHQVELEQQLTARFIEKPADFWVKVCREAGIPCGPIYSMDQVFNDPHAQERGIAVDMEHPTAGTFQVAASPIGTSKTPVSYRRHPPMVGEHTEEVLTALGYTQEQCNQLRQQNII; this is translated from the coding sequence TTGTCAAATCGTGCATTATCCGGTATCCGCGTCTTAGATTTATCCCGAGTTCTTGCAGGTCCTTACTGTACTATGGTCTTGGGTGATTTAGGTGCTGAAGTCATTAAAGTGGAAGCCCCTGGAGGCAGTGATGATACGCGAACATGGGGCCCACCCTTTCAAAACGAGGAAAGTGCTTATTATCTTTCCACCAATCGTAATAAAAGAGCAATAACGCTCAATCTACAAACTGACGACGGCCGCACCATTCTGAGACAACTGATTAAGCAGAGTGACGTACTGATCCATAATTTCAAAACAGGCAGCATGGAAAAATGGGGACTCGATTATGAAGCCATACGAAAGGAACATCCACACATTATTTATTGCAGTATTTCAGGCTTTGGACAGACAGGACCATACAAACATTTCCCTGGTTACGATTTTTTAATACAAGCAATGAGTGGATTCATGAGCATTACGGGGACGGAGGAATCTGGTCCCATGAAAGTCGGTGTTGCGATTACGGACGTGTTAACAGGACTAAATGCCAATATTGCTATTCAATCCGCTTTAATCGAACGACAAAGATCCGGCGAGGGACAATTTATTGATATTTCACTTTTTGATAGCGCTGTCAGTTCACTTGTTAACGTCACCAGTAACTACTTGATCTCTGGGCAAGTCCCTGGACGGCTTGGTAACAAGCATCCGAACATTGCCCCGTATCAGACATTTTCAACACAGGACAATCCGATTGTTATCGCTGTTGGAAACAATCATCAGTTTTACCAATTGTGTGATGTGATGGCATTAACTGAACTGGCGGATGATGAGCGATTTAAAGATAATCCTTCAAGAATCGAACACCAGGTGGAGTTAGAGCAACAACTCACGGCTCGTTTCATAGAAAAACCAGCCGACTTTTGGGTAAAAGTATGCCGAGAAGCGGGTATTCCATGTGGTCCCATTTATTCTATGGATCAAGTGTTCAACGACCCCCATGCCCAGGAAAGAGGTATAGCGGTGGACATGGAACATCCAACGGCAGGCACTTTCCAGGTAGCAGCGAGCCCAATTGGAACATCCAAAACACCGGTGAGTTACCGCCGGCATCCGCCAATGGTTGGTGAACATACAGAAGAAGTTCTAACGGCCTTGGGTTATACCCAAGAACAATGTAACCAGTTGCGTCAACAAAATATTATTTAA
- a CDS encoding dipeptidase, with product MTEKVKQYLTDHRDQHLQELSSFLALPSISSLSDHTEDVRKTAEWVASSLKSAGLENVEVMETDRHPVVYGDWLHADAKQTILIYGHYDVQPVDPIDLWKTPPFEPDIRDGKIYARGATDDKGQVFMHIKAIEAILQTTGELPVNVKLIIEGEEEIGSPNLDSFVEGHKEQLASDILLVSDTPMIDKGQPSICYGLRGLTGLEINLKGPNSDLHSGLYGGAVKNTAEALAELLATMHNTEGEITVDGFYDDVRPLTDEEKQMYEELSEDEPLKQQLGVQDLHGEAGYSTNARLWGRPTLEINGLYSGFQGEGIKTVIPSEATAKITCRLVPDQDPADIAEKIRQHVKRNLPVGVTVETTLFDQAKPFITPYDHPAIQAAGAALEQAYGEEATYARMGGSIPVVETFHTLLELPAVLMGFGLPTENFHAPNEHFHLENFDKGSEALVDFLFKV from the coding sequence ATGACCGAAAAAGTGAAACAATATCTTACCGATCACCGTGATCAACATTTACAAGAGTTATCATCGTTCTTAGCTCTACCAAGCATTAGTTCACTATCGGACCATACGGAAGATGTTAGAAAAACAGCCGAATGGGTGGCGTCATCTTTAAAGTCAGCTGGCCTAGAAAATGTCGAGGTGATGGAAACCGATCGTCATCCTGTCGTCTATGGTGATTGGCTGCATGCTGATGCCAAACAAACTATACTTATATACGGGCACTATGATGTCCAGCCGGTTGACCCCATTGATTTATGGAAAACGCCACCGTTTGAACCGGATATAAGAGACGGGAAAATATATGCCCGCGGCGCCACTGATGATAAAGGTCAAGTCTTCATGCATATCAAGGCCATAGAAGCGATTTTACAAACGACGGGGGAACTGCCTGTCAATGTTAAATTGATTATTGAAGGTGAAGAGGAAATTGGCAGCCCTAACTTAGATTCATTTGTGGAAGGCCATAAAGAACAACTTGCTTCCGATATTCTGCTCGTCTCAGATACACCAATGATAGACAAAGGACAACCCTCCATCTGTTATGGATTACGAGGTTTAACAGGTTTGGAAATTAATCTAAAAGGGCCGAATAGTGATCTGCACTCAGGTTTATATGGTGGTGCCGTCAAGAACACGGCCGAAGCTTTAGCTGAACTATTAGCAACGATGCATAACACTGAGGGTGAAATTACCGTTGATGGCTTTTACGATGATGTTCGTCCTCTTACCGATGAAGAAAAGCAAATGTATGAGGAACTATCAGAGGATGAACCGTTAAAGCAGCAGTTAGGCGTTCAAGATCTCCACGGAGAAGCAGGTTATTCGACTAACGCCCGTCTATGGGGACGTCCAACTCTTGAAATCAACGGTCTATACAGCGGTTTTCAAGGTGAAGGTATCAAAACCGTCATTCCATCCGAAGCGACAGCTAAGATCACGTGCCGCCTTGTTCCTGATCAAGACCCTGCTGACATTGCCGAAAAAATTCGCCAACACGTCAAACGGAATCTCCCAGTAGGCGTTACCGTTGAAACAACTTTATTTGATCAAGCCAAACCGTTTATCACACCGTATGATCATCCGGCGATTCAAGCCGCAGGTGCGGCCTTAGAACAAGCTTATGGCGAAGAAGCCACTTATGCGCGTATGGGTGGATCGATCCCCGTTGTTGAAACGTTCCATACACTGCTTGAACTGCCAGCCGTATTAATGGGCTTCGGCTTGCCGACGGAAAACTTCCATGCCCCTAATGAACACTTCCATTTGGAAAACTTTGATAAAGGTTCTGAAGCTTTAGTCGATTTCTTATTTAAGGTCTGA